From one Catenuloplanes nepalensis genomic stretch:
- a CDS encoding Pr6Pr family membrane protein has product MATWLRPELWLRVAIVVAAAFGLFFMENSLTYFTVQTNLVALAYYAWAVRRMIRAREVTSPAPRLRGAVVYWLAITGLVAHFLLNNGANPFPPLVNGDDLIFEWCAFALHYVVPALALADWLLVGPFRVIPWSHLPLWLLFPLGYGLFAEFRAFVYPGYPNPYPYFFLNPTVNGYGWVAQQFGILALEFAVLAVLLLGLDRVVHRKNQQETTAPARTNACLRR; this is encoded by the coding sequence ATGGCGACATGGTTGCGCCCCGAGCTGTGGCTGCGCGTGGCGATCGTCGTGGCGGCGGCGTTCGGCCTGTTCTTCATGGAGAACTCGCTGACCTACTTCACCGTGCAGACCAACCTGGTCGCGCTGGCCTACTACGCCTGGGCGGTCCGGCGGATGATCCGCGCCCGCGAGGTGACGTCGCCCGCGCCCCGCCTGCGCGGGGCCGTGGTCTACTGGCTGGCGATCACCGGCCTGGTCGCGCACTTCCTGCTCAACAACGGCGCGAACCCGTTCCCGCCGCTGGTCAACGGCGACGACCTGATCTTCGAGTGGTGCGCGTTCGCGCTGCACTACGTGGTTCCCGCGCTCGCGCTGGCCGACTGGCTCCTGGTCGGCCCGTTCCGCGTGATCCCGTGGTCCCACCTGCCGCTCTGGCTGCTCTTCCCGCTCGGCTACGGCCTCTTCGCCGAGTTCCGCGCGTTCGTCTACCCGGGCTACCCGAACCCGTACCCCTACTTCTTCCTGAACCCCACGGTGAACGGGTACGGCTGGGTCGCTCAGCAGTTCGGCATCCTCGCGCTCGAGTTCGCCGTGCTCGCCGTCCTCCTGCTGGGCCTCGACCGGGTCGTTCACCGAAAGAACCAGCAGGAAACGACCGCGCCGGCACGTACGAACGCTTGTCTCCGGCGCTGA
- a CDS encoding ISL3 family transposase, giving the protein MVNDTTRLLGLDGLVVDRVELDAAGVPVVVLSTGCEQARCCPDCGQEAVRVKAWVTTRPRDLPVAGRTVRLRWRKRRWHCPTDSCPRVSFTEQVGQVPARARLTGRLRAAAGAAVADGGRTVVQSARDHGLSWPVVAAAFTAHAAAVLPAEPDPVEVLGIDETRRGRPKWEFDPVTQAWQTSVDRWHVGMCDLTGGQGLLGQVEGRTAQTVIDWLTARSQDWRDQVRYVAIDMCTIFKSAITTALPHAILVVDHFHVVQLAHQALNDVRRRITVQHRGRRGRAGDLEWDLRNRLTRSARRLRAERVDKLCDDLTTLPAKISTPILAAWNAKEDLLDLLALARTHPNRETITRHLHRFYTRCADSGQPELTRLARTIETWWPQILAFLHTGITNAGSEGTNRVIKTVARNAYGFRNPENQRLRTRAATTRKSRGHLNPA; this is encoded by the coding sequence ATGGTCAACGATACGACCCGGCTGCTGGGCCTTGACGGCCTGGTCGTCGATCGGGTCGAGCTGGATGCCGCTGGTGTGCCGGTGGTGGTCTTGTCCACTGGGTGTGAGCAGGCGCGTTGCTGCCCGGACTGCGGTCAGGAGGCGGTGCGGGTGAAGGCGTGGGTCACGACCCGGCCGCGGGATCTGCCGGTCGCCGGCCGGACGGTGCGGTTGCGGTGGCGTAAACGCCGCTGGCACTGCCCGACCGATAGTTGTCCGCGTGTGTCGTTCACCGAGCAGGTCGGGCAGGTCCCGGCCCGGGCGAGACTGACCGGCAGGCTCCGCGCCGCGGCCGGGGCCGCAGTCGCTGACGGCGGGCGGACGGTCGTGCAATCGGCCCGTGATCACGGACTGTCGTGGCCGGTCGTCGCGGCGGCGTTCACCGCTCACGCCGCAGCGGTGCTGCCCGCCGAGCCCGATCCGGTCGAGGTGCTGGGGATCGACGAGACCCGCCGGGGCCGGCCGAAATGGGAGTTCGACCCGGTCACCCAGGCGTGGCAGACGAGCGTGGACCGGTGGCACGTCGGCATGTGTGACCTGACCGGCGGCCAAGGGCTCCTCGGCCAGGTCGAGGGCCGGACCGCCCAGACCGTGATCGACTGGCTTACCGCCCGCAGCCAGGATTGGCGTGACCAGGTCCGATACGTGGCGATCGACATGTGCACGATCTTCAAATCCGCGATCACCACCGCGCTACCACACGCGATCCTGGTCGTCGATCACTTCCACGTCGTGCAACTCGCCCACCAGGCCCTCAACGACGTCCGCCGCCGGATCACCGTCCAGCACCGCGGCCGCCGGGGCCGGGCCGGAGACCTCGAATGGGACCTACGCAACCGCCTGACCCGCTCCGCACGCCGGCTCCGCGCCGAACGCGTCGACAAACTCTGCGACGACCTCACCACCCTGCCAGCCAAGATCAGCACACCGATCCTGGCCGCATGGAACGCCAAGGAAGACCTCCTCGACCTCCTCGCCCTGGCCCGCACCCACCCGAACCGCGAAACCATCACCCGGCACCTGCACCGCTTCTACACCCGCTGCGCCGACTCCGGCCAGCCCGAACTCACCCGCCTCGCCCGCACGATCGAGACCTGGTGGCCGCAGATCCTCGCGTTCCTCCACACCGGCATCACCAACGCCGGCTCCGAGGGCACCAACCGCGTCATCAAAACCGTCGCCCGCAACGCCTACGGCTTCCGCAACCCCGAAAACCAACGCCTACGCACCCGCGCCGCCACCACCCGAAAATCCCGCGGCCACCTCAACCCCGCTTAA
- a CDS encoding IS66 family transposase, which translates to MYLLVAQFGAQKRVAQSVSDLFGVPISAGSVAALTARAARRLEGDFLSALRTALTGAALVHFDETGFRVAGRLHWVHSASSSKYSLLYVHRKRGRDAIDAGEILPSFTGIAVHDAWAPYDCYPQATHALCCAHLLRELIAAGELDPRAPWAQQSIDALLGLKTAADAALAAGLDHLDPQVLAAGIASFRHAALIGVKDHTSQDTQIGRKPAALARRMRDRIDDYLRFARNPRDCPFDNNPAEREVRMVKIRQKISGSMRTLTGAEHFCHLRSYRLFEVKRG; encoded by the coding sequence GTGTATCTGCTGGTGGCGCAGTTCGGGGCGCAGAAACGCGTCGCGCAGAGCGTCAGTGATCTGTTCGGGGTGCCGATCTCCGCGGGCAGCGTCGCCGCGTTGACCGCCCGTGCCGCCCGCCGGCTCGAGGGTGACTTCCTGTCCGCGCTGCGCACCGCCCTGACCGGGGCTGCGCTGGTGCACTTCGACGAGACCGGGTTCCGGGTCGCGGGCCGCCTGCACTGGGTCCACTCCGCATCCTCGAGTAAATACAGCCTGCTCTACGTGCATCGCAAACGCGGCCGTGACGCCATCGACGCCGGCGAGATCCTGCCCTCTTTCACGGGGATCGCCGTGCATGACGCCTGGGCACCGTATGACTGCTACCCGCAGGCCACCCACGCGTTGTGCTGCGCGCATCTGCTGCGCGAACTGATCGCTGCGGGTGAGCTCGACCCCCGAGCGCCCTGGGCCCAGCAGAGCATCGACGCGCTACTCGGCTTGAAGACCGCCGCGGACGCGGCCCTCGCAGCAGGCCTGGACCACCTCGATCCGCAGGTTCTGGCCGCAGGGATCGCCTCGTTCCGCCACGCTGCCCTGATCGGGGTCAAGGACCACACCAGCCAGGACACCCAGATCGGCAGGAAACCGGCCGCGCTGGCCCGCCGGATGCGTGACCGCATCGACGACTACCTACGCTTTGCCAGAAACCCGCGAGACTGCCCGTTCGACAACAACCCGGCCGAACGCGAAGTCCGCATGGTCAAAATCCGGCAGAAAATCTCCGGCAGCATGCGAACCCTCACCGGCGCCGAACACTTCTGCCACCTGCGCTCATACCGGCTCTTCGAGGTTAAGCGGGGTTGA
- a CDS encoding DUF6444 domain-containing protein: MPDVPSIVELLERLVALEQAVAIQDARIEVLEAENAELRRRLGQNPRNSHLPPSSQGLDKPAPKSLRGRTGRRSGGQDGHPGRTLRQVDDPDDVVCHEPVACGGCGGGLADAPMAAVTRRQVFEIPRIRARVTEHQLIARRCACAVVTCADAPAGVDAPVQYGPRLAAIGGVSAGGAVRGAETRRAERQ; encoded by the coding sequence GTGCCTGACGTGCCGTCCATCGTGGAGCTGCTGGAGCGGCTCGTCGCGTTGGAACAGGCGGTTGCGATCCAAGACGCGCGGATCGAGGTCTTGGAGGCGGAGAACGCCGAGTTACGGCGCCGGTTGGGTCAAAACCCGCGGAACTCGCACCTGCCGCCCTCGTCGCAGGGCCTGGACAAGCCGGCACCGAAGTCGTTGCGAGGGCGAACGGGTCGGCGTTCGGGTGGTCAGGACGGTCACCCCGGTCGCACGCTGCGCCAGGTCGATGATCCGGACGATGTCGTGTGTCACGAGCCCGTCGCCTGTGGCGGGTGTGGCGGCGGTCTCGCCGATGCGCCGATGGCCGCGGTGACACGGCGTCAGGTGTTCGAGATCCCGCGGATCAGGGCCCGGGTCACCGAACATCAACTGATCGCCCGGCGTTGCGCGTGTGCGGTGGTGACCTGTGCGGACGCCCCGGCCGGGGTGGACGCGCCGGTGCAGTACGGGCCCCGGCTGGCCGCGATCGGGGGTGTATCTGCTGGTGGCGCAGTTCGGGGCGCAGAAACGCGTCGCGCAGAGCGTCAGTGA
- a CDS encoding FUSC family protein yields the protein MTSAARSAWREAVRIRPVDADWAFAFRAGLAVAVPMAGLVALGEPGWAATAAFGSFTALYARDELYRPRSRQLALVALGLVAAVTVGTVAALIGGVAPIVVVALVGGVATWLCTAFRVGPPAGLMFAFAAAVASALPVTAGAVWRNAALAAGAAAWAWLVALAGAAVDRDAPRRLAVARALRAVAALEDVAPRTSGLVLRHRAAVAVERAWRALPARPPSGPRGALIADLEALTAHAESAFAAVHVEGEAARRAPSWAPGGTAGPPDSATAGVTGGTAHQDSAAASSGGGVSDAAESSRPAAVPEGTAVPRRTAVPRPLAAPDGTDPAAAAGRASGDTAERVDHGGAPVDWAGLRGLAAQVGRSGPIPRVRRSRAEIAQVAGRHLAAELGSRPRFLRPDPADPRRTWLGGPAIPVAVRVVLGALAAGALATLPARDADLGHGYWAAVSAVAVLQTPNLLGSVHRTVQRALGTVLGVALAAAAVVLLPGQWSFVAAIVLLQVVAELLVVRNYGLAMLAVTPLAILAGELAHPAPATGLVRDRLLQTVLGAVVGLLCAVLIRNRAAVRHLESVTAACRAAVGELRERLADPGADPLPAARRVATLLTAVREAHDVVSGEPGRTPTDAEMVLRTEQRARHALTAAATRLTAQSNG from the coding sequence GTGACGTCCGCCGCGAGGTCGGCGTGGCGGGAGGCCGTGCGCATCCGGCCCGTCGACGCCGACTGGGCGTTCGCGTTCCGGGCGGGGCTGGCGGTGGCCGTACCGATGGCGGGTCTTGTCGCTCTCGGCGAGCCGGGGTGGGCGGCGACGGCCGCGTTCGGGTCGTTCACCGCGCTCTACGCGCGTGACGAGCTCTACCGGCCGCGGTCCCGGCAGCTTGCGCTGGTGGCACTCGGGCTGGTCGCGGCCGTCACCGTCGGCACGGTGGCCGCGCTGATCGGCGGCGTCGCGCCGATCGTGGTGGTGGCGTTGGTGGGCGGCGTCGCCACCTGGCTCTGCACCGCCTTCCGGGTCGGGCCACCGGCCGGGCTGATGTTCGCGTTCGCGGCGGCCGTGGCGAGCGCGCTTCCGGTGACGGCCGGCGCGGTCTGGCGCAACGCGGCGCTCGCCGCGGGTGCGGCGGCCTGGGCGTGGCTGGTGGCGCTGGCCGGCGCGGCCGTCGACCGGGACGCGCCGCGCCGCCTGGCCGTGGCCCGGGCGCTGCGCGCGGTCGCGGCGCTGGAGGACGTCGCGCCGCGCACGTCCGGGCTGGTGCTGCGGCACCGGGCGGCGGTGGCGGTGGAGCGGGCCTGGCGCGCGCTCCCGGCCCGGCCGCCGTCCGGACCGCGCGGCGCGCTGATCGCGGACCTGGAGGCACTGACCGCGCACGCGGAGAGCGCGTTCGCGGCGGTGCACGTCGAGGGCGAGGCCGCGCGGCGGGCACCGTCCTGGGCGCCGGGCGGGACGGCCGGTCCACCGGACTCCGCGACAGCTGGGGTCACCGGCGGAACCGCTCATCAGGACAGCGCCGCCGCATCGAGCGGCGGTGGCGTCTCGGACGCCGCGGAGTCGTCCCGGCCCGCCGCGGTTCCCGAAGGCACCGCGGTTCCCCGGCGCACGGCGGTTCCCCGGCCGCTCGCGGCTCCGGACGGCACCGACCCCGCCGCGGCTGCCGGCCGCGCTTCCGGCGATACCGCGGAGCGTGTGGATCACGGCGGTGCGCCGGTGGACTGGGCCGGGTTGCGGGGGCTGGCCGCGCAGGTCGGCCGGTCCGGGCCGATCCCGCGGGTCCGCCGCAGCCGGGCCGAGATCGCGCAGGTGGCCGGGCGGCACCTCGCGGCGGAGTTGGGCAGCCGGCCGCGCTTCCTGCGGCCCGATCCGGCCGATCCGCGCCGGACCTGGCTCGGCGGCCCGGCGATCCCGGTCGCCGTCCGGGTGGTGCTGGGCGCGCTGGCCGCCGGTGCGCTCGCCACGCTGCCGGCCCGGGACGCCGATCTCGGGCACGGCTACTGGGCCGCGGTCTCCGCGGTCGCGGTGCTGCAGACGCCGAACCTGCTCGGCTCCGTGCACCGGACCGTGCAGCGCGCGCTCGGCACCGTGCTCGGCGTGGCGCTGGCCGCGGCTGCGGTGGTGCTGCTGCCCGGCCAGTGGTCGTTCGTCGCCGCGATCGTGCTGTTGCAGGTCGTGGCGGAGCTGCTGGTGGTGCGCAACTACGGGCTGGCGATGCTGGCGGTCACGCCGCTGGCGATCCTGGCCGGCGAGCTGGCGCATCCCGCGCCCGCGACCGGGCTGGTGCGCGACCGGCTGCTGCAGACCGTGCTCGGCGCCGTGGTCGGCCTGCTCTGCGCCGTGCTGATCCGCAACCGCGCGGCCGTACGCCATCTGGAGTCCGTCACCGCGGCCTGCCGCGCCGCGGTCGGTGAGCTGCGCGAACGCCTGGCCGACCCGGGCGCCGACCCGCTGCCGGCCGCGCGCCGGGTGGCGACGCTGCTCACCGCGGTGCGGGAGGCGCACGACGTGGTCTCCGGCGAGCCCGGCCGCACCCCGACCGACGCCGAGATGGTGCTGCGCACCGAACAGCGCGCCCGCCATGCCCTGACCGCCGCCGCGACCCGCCTGACCGCTCAGTCGAACGGATAG
- a CDS encoding methyltransferase domain-containing protein, whose protein sequence is MTPRTAAVWEALRRELRRAGDRELTVLDVGGGTGGFAVPLAELGHRVTVVDASPDALATLVRRATDAGVAGRVHAVQGDGDALAALIGDESADLVLCHAVLEIVDDPAGVVTAVAAALRPGGALSLLVAGRAAAVLGRAINGHLDAASRVLADPSGCAGPKDTLRRRYDAATASALLETAGLTVEQIHGVRVFADLLPAAVAEAGPQALLDLELAAAAHPPYRDLAAQLHLFARK, encoded by the coding sequence ATGACACCTCGCACCGCCGCCGTGTGGGAGGCGCTGCGCCGTGAGCTGCGCCGGGCCGGCGACCGTGAGCTGACCGTGCTGGATGTGGGCGGGGGCACCGGCGGGTTCGCGGTGCCGCTGGCCGAGCTGGGCCACCGGGTGACCGTGGTGGACGCGAGCCCGGACGCGCTGGCCACGCTGGTCCGCCGGGCCACCGACGCGGGCGTGGCCGGCCGGGTGCACGCGGTGCAGGGTGACGGCGACGCGCTGGCCGCGCTGATCGGCGACGAGTCCGCCGACCTGGTGCTCTGCCACGCGGTGCTGGAGATCGTCGACGATCCGGCCGGCGTGGTGACCGCGGTCGCGGCGGCGCTGCGGCCGGGCGGCGCGCTGAGCCTGCTGGTCGCGGGCCGGGCCGCGGCCGTGCTGGGCCGCGCGATCAACGGTCACCTGGACGCGGCGTCCCGCGTGCTCGCCGACCCGTCCGGATGCGCCGGGCCCAAGGACACGCTGCGCCGGCGGTACGACGCGGCGACCGCGTCCGCACTGCTGGAGACCGCGGGACTGACGGTGGAGCAGATCCACGGGGTGCGGGTCTTCGCCGACCTGCTGCCCGCCGCGGTCGCGGAGGCCGGCCCGCAGGCGCTGCTCGACCTGGAGCTGGCCGCGGCCGCCCACCCGCCGTACCGGGATCTCGCCGCCCAGCTGCACCTCTTCGCCCGGAAGTGA
- a CDS encoding alkaline phosphatase family protein: protein MSTGDPFEVVRPAYGRASLADVLPSALAVLGVPGSPDLLGLQEQLPGVRRIAVLLVDGFGTFQLPAASAIGGTIADLSAGRLGRHTQLTSGFPSTTPASLVTLGTGAPPGEHGVLGISLHVPGTDRVLQLLHWGDDPDPVTFVPVPTQLSRASAAGVRTTSVTRPEFFGSGLTTAANRGGAFRGASDVDELVTEILGALADGEPPVLVSGYFRDLDKAGHQSGLTSPEWAAAAVAVDALITRLADGLPGDAALLVTADHGQIDVPEDRRYDLDADPRLSAGVRFVAGESRVRYLHVEPGAADDVIAAWRAVLGPDADVVPRAEAVAAGWFGPVAEAHLARVGDVVVTMRDRAIVLATAHEPPAVSRLIAFHGANTAAEMSVPLFVITPTAR, encoded by the coding sequence ATGAGCACGGGCGACCCGTTCGAGGTGGTCCGGCCCGCATACGGCCGGGCCAGCCTCGCGGACGTGCTGCCGTCCGCGCTCGCGGTCCTGGGCGTGCCCGGCTCGCCGGACCTCCTCGGTCTTCAAGAACAGCTTCCGGGGGTACGCCGGATCGCCGTGCTCCTGGTCGACGGGTTCGGCACGTTCCAGCTGCCGGCGGCGTCCGCGATCGGTGGCACGATCGCGGACCTGAGCGCCGGCCGCCTGGGTCGTCACACGCAGCTGACCTCGGGTTTCCCGTCCACCACGCCGGCCAGCCTGGTCACGCTCGGCACCGGCGCGCCGCCCGGCGAGCACGGCGTGCTGGGCATCTCGCTGCACGTACCCGGGACTGATCGGGTCTTGCAGCTGCTGCACTGGGGTGACGATCCGGACCCGGTGACGTTCGTGCCGGTGCCGACGCAGCTGTCGCGCGCTTCCGCGGCCGGTGTGCGCACGACGTCCGTCACCCGGCCGGAGTTCTTCGGCAGCGGCCTGACCACGGCCGCGAACCGGGGCGGTGCGTTCCGTGGCGCGTCGGACGTGGACGAGCTGGTCACCGAGATCCTCGGCGCGCTGGCCGACGGCGAGCCACCGGTGCTGGTCTCCGGGTACTTCCGCGACCTGGACAAGGCCGGGCACCAGTCCGGCCTCACCTCGCCGGAGTGGGCGGCCGCGGCCGTGGCCGTGGACGCGCTGATCACCCGCCTCGCGGACGGCCTGCCCGGGGACGCGGCGCTGCTGGTGACCGCCGATCACGGCCAGATCGACGTGCCCGAGGACCGGCGGTACGACCTGGACGCCGACCCGCGCCTGTCGGCCGGCGTGCGGTTCGTGGCCGGTGAGTCGCGGGTCCGCTACCTGCACGTGGAGCCGGGCGCGGCGGACGACGTGATCGCGGCCTGGCGCGCGGTGCTCGGCCCGGACGCGGACGTGGTGCCGCGTGCCGAGGCGGTCGCGGCCGGCTGGTTCGGCCCGGTGGCCGAGGCGCACCTGGCCCGGGTCGGCGACGTGGTGGTGACCATGCGGGACCGGGCGATCGTGCTGGCGACCGCGCACGAGCCACCGGCGGTCTCCCGGCTGATCGCGTTCCACGGCGCGAACACCGCCGCGGAGATGTCCGTCCCCCTCTTCGTGATCACCCCTACCGCGCGCTGA
- a CDS encoding Fic family protein, which yields MLYAMPALDAADLHVLEELGAMRSELRAHLRSKPRWEGQLRRSLFAAAIQGSNTIENITISNSDARALVEHAPMSADAGDETQQAVIGYRDAMTYVRQVPMMGFFDYSETLLSALHFMITKYQPAKWPGRYRAGHIYVTSSDPLEPAYTGPDADRIPALMSELIEWLHGGDLDSPAYARAAMAHLNLVCIHPWRDGNGRTARALHTLVLARMGELAPEFSSIEEWLGEHTNTVQYYEALRSTQQGSFQPDRDAHPWLRFVLAAHHRQAQRVRRRYDWTVRLWHDLARLAGERGLPERTVSALYAAAVGEVRRTTYQQDEGLSRDQAIRDIQALTRAGLLRPRGNATTRVYVLDGIATDIAEAAAAAVRGPGRDPYAQ from the coding sequence ATGCTGTACGCGATGCCCGCTCTCGACGCGGCGGACCTGCACGTGCTCGAAGAACTCGGCGCGATGCGCTCCGAGCTGCGCGCGCACCTGCGGTCCAAGCCCCGATGGGAGGGCCAGCTACGCCGAAGCCTGTTCGCGGCCGCGATCCAGGGCTCGAACACCATCGAGAACATCACGATCAGTAACTCGGACGCGCGGGCGCTGGTGGAGCACGCCCCCATGTCCGCCGACGCCGGCGACGAGACCCAGCAGGCGGTCATCGGCTACCGGGACGCGATGACCTACGTGCGGCAGGTGCCGATGATGGGCTTCTTCGACTACTCGGAGACGCTGCTGTCCGCGCTGCACTTCATGATCACGAAGTATCAGCCCGCGAAGTGGCCGGGACGCTACCGTGCCGGCCACATCTACGTCACGAGCAGCGACCCGCTCGAACCGGCGTACACCGGGCCCGACGCCGACCGGATTCCCGCCCTGATGAGCGAGCTGATCGAGTGGCTGCACGGCGGCGACCTCGATTCCCCGGCGTACGCGCGAGCCGCCATGGCTCATCTCAACCTCGTCTGCATCCACCCCTGGCGCGACGGCAACGGCCGCACCGCGAGGGCGCTGCACACGCTGGTGCTGGCCCGCATGGGCGAGCTGGCGCCCGAGTTCTCCTCGATCGAGGAGTGGCTGGGTGAGCACACCAACACGGTGCAGTACTACGAGGCGCTCCGGTCCACGCAGCAGGGCAGCTTCCAACCGGACCGAGACGCACACCCGTGGCTCCGGTTCGTGCTCGCGGCGCATCACCGGCAGGCGCAACGCGTGCGACGGCGGTACGACTGGACGGTGCGCCTGTGGCACGACCTGGCTCGCCTGGCCGGGGAACGCGGTCTTCCGGAGCGCACGGTCTCCGCTCTCTACGCCGCCGCGGTCGGCGAGGTGCGGCGGACCACCTATCAGCAGGATGAGGGTCTCAGCCGTGACCAGGCCATCCGCGACATCCAGGCATTGACACGCGCAGGGCTTCTGAGGCCGCGAGGCAATGCCACCACCAGGGTGTACGTGCTCGACGGCATCGCCACGGACATCGCGGAGGCGGCCGCCGCCGCGGTACGTGGTCCCGGCCGCGACCCCTACGCGCAGTAG
- a CDS encoding IS1380 family transposase, which translates to MSKSSGWDQRLIVSSDGKGLVGHAGAVLLRKCADRTGLTRGLNQVLPRGNGPGWWDRGTVLISLAVVIVLGATSMSDIALLAHQGLVFGGRPSEATVRRTLAGLDEKTLKRIGTARAKVRAHVWALLARRPQGFPWLSVAGKLLTGWVVIDLDATLITAHSDKQGAAATFKKGYGFHPLGAWCANTSECLAMLLRSGNAGSNTVADHIRVLGDAIAQLPVAYRRKLLIRVDGAGATHELLEHLEQMNRVWRSVRFTVGWTITAADETAIDRLPADAWTDSLHQDGTATSDAHVAELTGLNTRLAGWTGTLRLLVRRTKPSARHVKNLTELEKRTGWRYQIVATNITRIAGVPGSHQPQWLDALHRAHAGVEDQVRQAKAMGLRNLPSKAWTVNRGWVLTCNIAADLTAWMRLLGLHDQADLAHAEPGTLRYRLLHLPGRLATHARRRVLSIPETWPWADAFTLCWQRLTLPPLAT; encoded by the coding sequence GTGAGTAAGAGTAGTGGATGGGATCAGCGGCTGATCGTCAGCTCGGACGGGAAGGGCCTGGTCGGGCACGCGGGCGCGGTCTTGCTGCGTAAATGCGCTGATCGGACCGGTCTGACCAGGGGTTTGAACCAGGTGCTGCCGCGCGGTAATGGTCCTGGCTGGTGGGATCGCGGCACGGTTCTGATCTCGTTGGCGGTCGTGATCGTGCTCGGCGCCACGAGCATGTCCGACATTGCGTTGCTCGCCCATCAGGGCCTGGTCTTCGGTGGCCGGCCGTCGGAGGCGACCGTCCGGCGGACCCTGGCCGGCCTCGACGAGAAGACACTGAAACGGATCGGCACCGCGCGGGCGAAGGTCCGCGCTCACGTGTGGGCGCTGCTGGCCCGCCGCCCGCAAGGCTTTCCATGGCTGAGCGTGGCCGGCAAGCTGTTGACCGGGTGGGTGGTCATCGATCTGGACGCCACGCTGATCACCGCTCACAGCGACAAGCAGGGCGCGGCGGCCACCTTCAAGAAGGGTTATGGCTTCCACCCGCTTGGCGCCTGGTGTGCCAATACGTCGGAGTGCCTGGCCATGCTGCTGCGATCCGGTAACGCCGGATCGAACACGGTCGCTGACCACATCCGGGTCCTCGGTGACGCGATCGCGCAGCTCCCGGTCGCCTACCGGCGCAAGCTGCTGATCCGCGTCGACGGCGCCGGCGCCACTCACGAGCTTCTTGAGCACCTCGAACAGATGAACCGGGTATGGCGCAGCGTGAGGTTCACCGTCGGCTGGACGATCACGGCGGCTGACGAGACCGCGATCGACCGGTTGCCCGCCGACGCCTGGACCGACAGCCTCCACCAGGACGGCACCGCCACCAGCGACGCACACGTCGCGGAACTGACCGGCCTCAACACCCGGCTCGCCGGCTGGACCGGCACCCTGCGACTGCTCGTGCGACGTACCAAGCCGTCGGCCCGACACGTCAAGAACCTCACCGAGCTGGAGAAACGCACCGGCTGGCGCTACCAGATCGTGGCCACCAACATCACGCGCATCGCGGGGGTGCCCGGCTCGCACCAGCCGCAATGGCTCGACGCTTTGCATCGTGCTCACGCTGGAGTAGAAGATCAAGTCCGGCAAGCCAAGGCCATGGGACTGCGCAACCTGCCGTCGAAAGCCTGGACCGTCAACCGCGGCTGGGTCCTGACCTGCAACATCGCCGCCGACCTGACCGCCTGGATGCGGCTGCTCGGCCTGCACGACCAGGCCGACCTCGCTCACGCCGAACCCGGCACCCTGCGCTACCGACTCCTGCACCTGCCCGGCAGACTCGCCACCCACGCCCGCCGCCGCGTGCTGTCGATCCCCGAGACCTGGCCCTGGGCCGACGCGTTCACCCTGTGCTGGCAACGCCTCACCCTGCCACCACTGGCCACCTGA